The proteins below come from a single Bombus pyrosoma isolate SC7728 linkage group LG10, ASM1482585v1, whole genome shotgun sequence genomic window:
- the LOC122571746 gene encoding uncharacterized protein LOC122571746, whose product MTKVNADHPTNHGYYLPHHGVIKESSDTTKLWVVFDGSASSTTGVSLNDALHTGPKLQEELINILWRFRSHQYVLTGDIEKMYRQFIVRPEDRNYQKILLRADNGEIETYRLNTVTLGLSAAPYLAIRCLKQLAEYEGSRFPIAAPILQQGFLCRRALTGADTKDEALSVRNELTELLRQAGLNIRKWASNDRDLLRGLPEQDTHKKLHLGESSTLKTLGVFWDSADDSILYSVKTTNDTSRVTKRSISSVIAQIYDPLGLLALVIVRAKMLLQQVWALKVDWDESLPTDLHIEWNRYRAQLSLLNDAKFLRKTIIKSVTKIELHGFCHASEKAYGVCVYLRTIDQENDTWSRLLTARSKVAPLKSLTIPRPELSGALILVSLMSSMQKALTIKVSRIVYWTDSTIVLHWIKSSPHTLKAFVVNRVAEIQTKTNIDDWRHVPTDDNPVDLISRAQTPKEFLRSSIWKNEPEKVDLPGNKLYRPHDTREIFFLAKINENRRPLSSMAI is encoded by the exons ATGACAAAAGTTAACGCGGATCACCCCACTAACCACGGGTATTATCTACCACATCACGGCGTGATCAAGGAATCAAGCGATACTACTAAACTCTGGGTGGTGTTCGACGGTTCGGCATCAAGTACCACCGGAGTTTCATTAAACGATGCACTGCATACCGGTCCGAAATTACAAGaggaattaataaacatattatgGAGATTCCGGTCGCATCAATACGTCCTTACCGGCGACATCGAGAAAATGTATCGGCAATTCATCGTACGTCCAGAAGATCGTAACTATCAAAAGATCTTGTTGCGTGCCGATAACGGCGAGATCGAGACCTACAGACTCAACACTGTAACGTTAGGTCTATCCGCAGCTCCGTATCTAGCCATTCGGTGCCTTAAGCAATTGGCAGAGTACGAGGGATCTCGATTTCCGATAGCAGCGCCAATCCTGCAGCAGGGATTTCTATGTCGACGAGCGCTGACTGGAGCCGATACAAAGGACGAAGCCTTATCAGTTCGAAATGAACTCACTGAATTACTGAGGCAAGCCGGCCTAAATATTCGCAAGTGGGCATCCAACGATCGGGATCTACTACGAGGACTGCCTGAGCAAGATACTCACAAGAAGTTACATCTCGGTGAATCATCCACATTAAAAACACTTGGTGTCTTTTGGGATTCAGCTGACGATTCAATCCTCTATTCGGTGAAGACGACCAACGATACTTCCCGAGTCACAAAACGGTCAATCAGCTCGGTCATCGCGCAAATTTATGATCCACTGGGATTGCTTGCGCTGGTAATCGTACGAGCAAAAATGCTATTACAACAAGTCTGGGCATTGAAGGTAGACTGGGACGAATCCCTTCCAACAGACTTGCATATTGAATGGAATCGATACCGTGCACAATTGTCATTGTTAAATGATGCAAAATTCCTGCGGAAGACCATCATAAAATCCGTCACGAAAATCGAATTACACGGCTTCTGTCATGCTAGCGAGAAGGCATATGGGGTTTGCGTCTATCTTCGAACCATTGATCAAGAAAACGATACTTGGTCTCGACTCCTTACGGCTCGATCAAAGGTAGCGCCGCTCAAATCGCTCACCATACCACGTCCCGAACTGAGCGGAGCACTCATTTTAGTCTCCTTGATGTCCTCAATGCAGAAGGCCCTAACGATCAAGGTATCTCGGATCGTATATTGGACTGATTCTACCATCGTGCTCCATTGGATCAAATCCTCGCCGCACACCTTAAAAGCATTTGTGGTGAATCGAGTGGCCGAGATACAGACCAAGACCAACATCGACGACTGGCGTCATGTGCCTACCGATGACAACCCAGTGGATCTCATCTCCCGAGCTCAAACGCCAAAGGAATTCCTGCGTTCGTCGATTTGGAAAAACGAGCCAG AAAAGGTCGATCTGCCTGGCAACAAACTCTATCGACCGCACGATACTCGAGAGATATTCTTCCTGGCCAAAATTAATGAGAATCGTCGCCCGTTGTCTTCGATGGCGATATAA